TAGAACATAGACATGCATGCCCGGAATAATTTAACAAGAAGAAAACACCAAGATAAAAGAGGTATGGTGTAAAGGGTAAAGAAAACAACTGAAGAGGAAGAACATGTCGGTCACTAAATGACAACTCAGAGGCAGCAACTGAAAGAGGAGACGTAAACGTGTAGATACACTCATTTCAGCGACAAATAATTCCGGACGAAGGAAGTGACTTATAGTCACATGTCCTCGGTTACTAGCCAACTGGATAGAGATTAGGAGCAAACAGTAGATGACCATGAGAAGCTATGAAGCACAGCTATATCATGATGGAGCCAAAGTAGCAGATAGCAAAACTAGAAAGATATTTTACCAACTGGGGACTGCCATCCAAGTTTTAGCTTCTAATAATTGAACCCTTCTTTTCTATCATCGGTACGAAGCGTGAAGACATGCAATTGATATTTAGCTCTAGGCTGCAGGCAACACAAATGAGCATAGGATATTTCAGTATTCATAAGACATTTAGAAACAAATCCAAGAACAGATATGTCACTGTATGGCTACTTGAATGGGCAAGGAAATGCAAGCAAAATAAGTTAGTGAGCAAAGCAGAGACCATATGTGGTTTGTCAGACAGCCTTCTGCTCTAAGCAACCTAGAAATTACCAGTAAGTCCAAACAATAACAACTTGAGTACATGGTCGGTTTAGAAGTAATGCAATTTACAAACACATGATGATACAATATAAGGCAAATAAGAGAATGGTCACAAGCAAATCCAAACCATGGGCAAAAATGGATTACAGCTATGTAAAACAGAATGGACAAGGCCCTTTTTCTTGAATAGCATTAAAACATGGACTATTGAACATACAGACTTGATAGCTTTAGCAAATCATTCATGTGCAATGCCACAACTAACTAGAGAATTACTGTAGATATATTCCTACATGAGCAACGGAACTCACTATGGGTGAGTTTCAAAAGAGAAATAGATAGCAATTCCATTGGTTCTGCTGAAGATCATCCTGCCACTATTTTATACAGAATAAATGTACAGAAGAAATGAGAAGTAGAACATCAAAATTAGGCCAACCACTATGCGCTAACTTGTATGACTATCAAACAAGAGAAACGAACTACAATGATGAACATACAGACAACGAGTGTCATGCCTACTGCAAGATGACTAACATTGTTCGGAATCCAGCCCAACATGAACTTGGAAAACAATAACATGGTATTCCCAGCAACTTTATACATATACGAAGAAAGGAACAGAGAACTCCATTTGGATTTGCACTCCAAAAAACTCCACTTCAACATCTCTTATACATACCACAAACTGCTAATTGCTGTGATAGAAATATAAGGACAGAATATCATCTTACTAATACGGTAGACATTTCTTCATTGATCACTACACTCATATGACTCCTCACACTAGTTCAATTCACGGAAGAAATCAATCTAGATCGGTATCCCAATGTTACAGACATAATACTTGAATCGGTTGAGCTTCAAAACCCTGTAATGGACTTCTTTTGTTTGTCTATTTAGCAGTGCAAATGAAAACATTATAGAGTCCAGCATGTAGAAGCACatccaaaaaaaaaaaaatcaaaacatcACTTAGCAGCCCTAGATTCAACCAACTACAAGTAAATCGACGGCGGTTGTTACAACTTATGACAGCTTATGACAGAACTAAGGATATCTTATGTTGAAACAAGAAAGAGGTTTAGCCAGAGGAATAATACAATAAAAATAGAAGTACCCAAGTATATTGAAATTTCATGTATGGGACCAACATAATGCAAAATCGAAATTTATCTTAACGAATCCAGTATATGCACAAACAATACAGAAGTGAGAACACCAATTGTTCTCTTTGCCTAGAATATTGCCAGTGACTGATTTCCCCCATAATTCACTGCTCTCCCATTCTTAAAGGCTTGGGCTTGTTCTTCCTGATTTGCTATCAAATTTCATTTCTGAGTAGTTTGCTCATGGCCAACTCTGAATTCTTAAAACGAGACAAAAGGTGGGGAATGCAAGCCCTTCATTTACATCAAACTAACCAATAACTCACCACCTGGGGTTTCCTCCTTATACTAACTCCTACTTATTCACCactatcatcaattgaaagtgaGTTACCAGGAAGAACATTGCTCAGCCACTACGGGACTGCGAGGAACTCTCAGGCCGGCCGCCCCGGCCAAAGCACCCAAACAGGTTCCTAAATACACGGCGAATCCGACCTTCGCCGCCGTCCACCTGCCCTTCTCCTTCTGGCCATGTCACCCGCCTCGGCCCGACGCCGTTGCTGAAACCACCATCCAGCTCCGTGTAGACAACCGGCAGTTGCTCTCTGGGCCCGCCGGCGAACCTTCCAACGGCGAATCCGCCGCGGGGGAGTCGCCAGATGGTGAGCCCGGCATCCGCCTCCGCCTCAGGCACGGCTGCCGCCGGAAGCTCGCTGCGGCAGATGGGGCAGGAGTTGCGGAGGGAGAGCCAGGGGAGGATGCAGTCCTGGTGGTAGACGTGCTTGCACGGCATCTCCCGAGCCGCGGCGCCGGGCTCGAAGGCCTCCTGGCACACCGCGCAGTGGGCCCCGCCTCCCCCGGCGACCGTCACGGACGGCATCGACTCCACCGCGGCCTTGGACGCCGGCGGGCGCGGCGCGGCAGCCTCCAGCCTCGAGAACTGGTCGAGCAGGCGGTGGAACCCCGACCCCATGAGGAGGTGCGAGACGTCGCCGGGCAGCGGCCGCAGCCCGTCGCCGGAGCCGTCCTCGTAGTAGAGCTCGAAGCCGGAGAGCGAGCCGCCCCGCAGCACGATCACCGGGTTCATGGCCCCGCgccggccgctgccgccgccgccgcgcggcGGCGGAGGCTGCGGGAACTGCTCGAGGAAGCCGCCGTCGCAGTCGGGGCAGACGACGGTGGCCGGGGAGACCCGCACGAAGCGGCTGCAGTGGTAGCACCAGTAGGAGACCGGGGACGACGCCATCGGGAGCAAGCGAGAGCCCCCGCAACAAATCCCCCGGACGAATCGAGCCGCGGGCCGGTCAGCAGCTCCGACGGCGGCCGCGGACGCGGATCGGACGTGCGGCCGAGCGAACCGGCCGGAGGAGCGGATCTGGGACGCCGAAATCCCCAAATCGATTTTCGAATTGGGGGTTTCGGGAGGAGACCTGGAGAGGGGAGGGGAATTGCGTGGTGGGTGAGTGGGTGGTTTCGTTTTTATGTGGAACGGGACGGGACGGCGCACTCGCTCGCGGTGGTGACGTCGCTGGTGACGGCGACGCCACGCGGGCTGCCGCGACACGCCAGTGCGTGGTGTCACGGCGTTAGTTAAGCGGCTGCGTTACGTTGACCGGTCAGCCTCGACCAAGGGAGATGCGGGATCGATGGTTCGGCGCTGCCCGCCGCCCGGATCGGCTCCGCCGCTGGAGAGGCAATTCTATtctgtattttcttttcttttctgcggGATCCCTTCTgatttttcattttattttttgcGGTTGGGGATCCCTTCTGATTATTCGAAGTGAAAAGCAGCAAGGTCCTCGAATATCCATTTATGGACGCGAACTTATCTGATCTTGGTGAACAGTAAAAATAATAGAAACACTAAAAAGACTTGAATGGAAGATGTTTGGGTGCGTGAGGTCCGTATCAATTTTCAGCGTGCTCGGACATCTGGATAGCTCTGAGCAAAAGAAGTAAAATAGATCCGAttagtgcatgaactagtaaactTTTTCACATACCCTATTTCTTAGAGCTACTCGGATGTGCAAACACGCTAAAAATTGACACAGTCATTACACACTCAAACATCTCTCGTGTAAAGAAAGAAACCTAGTTTTTTTAATTATCGGGAGCCATTTAGCCGCTCTTCAAGgcctttttcttttccttctaTAAATACCGCTACACGATGACGTACTACTCCATCGTTTGTTTTTTTGGAATTGCTTGACAGGCTTGCCGCCCGGTGTATACTACTCTACCGTTGACGTGCCCACACGTTATTTTTGTCCGATCATCGAGCAATCCAGCCACATCTTCGTAGGTTTGGCAGCACAAAAGTACGTACGCACGCACTAGTGGCGCCATTCAAAGAATCACACCGAATTCAGTTTTAAGACGTGGAGAAATAAGACTTTGTCCTGTATGTAAAATTCAAGGAAGGAACGAGCACAGCACAGGCTCCCTTTATCGATTCCCCTTTCCGATGCGCTCTTCCAGTCTTTCGGTAAACTAGAATGCCCACCGTTGCTCGTCTCGTCGTATGGCCTGTGTTAGCTCTGTCGCCCGGGCCAGAGACGATTCACGGCCGGCCCCGGTGCTTTTTTTCGCGAGTGGTCACCATTACAGTAACAACTCTTCCGCTCACTTTTGTTTCACTTTCACAGGAGAAAAAAGATGACACGGCTCATCGGTTGCGGTAGATAGATGCTCCCGGCTCAGTGCTCAGGTCAAAGGCCTCCTGCTGCTGTGATAACCGCCTCAGTTTCTCAACCACTCACTGGAAAAATGGTGGCCATACTTAACCGCAGCTGCTTCTAGTGGCTGTAATCAGCATGGCACACCTAGTCCAGGTGTCAACAAAAGAGGGAGGTTTGACATGTGCTCAAGTCCATGTCAGGAAAGGGGGTGAGATCTGTACAAGTAGAACCAACAAAGAAACTTCAGATGATGTACGTCATGATCAACACAAGACACGCTACACTACTCCATGCCTGCCGTTGGAGGAGAGAGGGCTGACAAGAAGCTTCATCCCCATACCTTACGGTCATGCATAGGGCCATGATCGCTGTTGATGTACTACTACTTTATCACAAACAAAAGAAGAATTCCAATTTTCAACTCCCACTACCAGTATATGAGCCTATCCGAGGATGATGTGTAAGCTTAGAAGATTGCTCGCAATTCACCATCATATTACATCAAAATTACCTATCAAGATGCCTTGTCTAGGAGAACAAAAAAAATTGGTTCAATCCAGCATCCAACGTGCACGCATATGATATGCTCCATGATGCATCCATCATTGTACAGCTGCTTTCTTTTCCAAGGTCCCGCTGAGGCTACACATGTCCATGCACCATCCTCCACGAACATCCAGCGGACCAGCAGTATCCAGCTGCGGGGGCTTCATCGGGACCTTTTGCCCACATGGGCCCTCGGCATCGTACGGCGCATCTCAGAATGGACGGACCAAGTTTCTTCCCGATGGTCCGCGCTTCCAGAAGGGAAAGCAACTCCCAACGAACATGGATGGATGCGCTGGCTGTCGTTCTCAGGGTTCGCGCGTACGAGAGAAAGGGCGCTGCCAAACCTGCCCGAATCCAGCGTCGCCACACAAGCCACGGGACATCTGAAATAATCATCATTCAACCAACAGAAAGGCTGCTTTGATGCCTAATGCTTCGGCCTTTGATTTCAATGCAAGTATTTTGGGATTATGCAAACTTCTCAGCAAACTGTTGGTTGGGCTCCACAGCAATAAGGCAGGGTGCCTCATTTCAGGACGGAAGACCGCACGCATCAGGTTTATAGGGTCGGCGTCGGTTTTCAGGTCCCCATTTCGACTAACGAAAGTGTGTTATATATTCCTTTTTGAAATGAGGAAGAAAATGTGATCTATATCATCAAAAGCATATCATCTGATTCGTATCCAAATAAAAATGACGTGTGTAACGTGTTGACGAGTCAACTCACCGAGAGATATAATTTACCATGCATTTGCAGTACATACACTCTTACTCACGACTCACAGCCTCAATAACTGATAGGACACGGAGCTCATTTGAACCGAACTAACACGAGAAAGGAGCCGCCGCAACATCAGAATGACGCGAAACCAGCACAAAAATCACATGCCGGAGAATGATCTGCATTGATACCGAATGGAACACCGTGAGTGAATGCATAACTCAAAGTATAGCTGaatggaattttgaacatcaggAATTACTAAAGGACACAGTGGATTCTAGCCACAGATACAATACGGACGACTAAATACATGCTCCGAGTTCAAGAGGCAAACACGACGACCAGTTTGAAAGGTCAAGTAACattatttttctgtttttgtgGAGAACATATCCATTGCCATCACATTATGGTGCTACCAGCCTACCATGCTACTGCCCCTCCGAAAGCGATGTGAGTGGTCATTCAAAAATTTCGAGAAAAAACTTTAGATAAATCATTTATATAATCAAGTCTCCTGCATAAATTATAAAGAGAAAACTATAAATATTggcagaaacaaaaaggaaaaaccatAGGTAATAGTAGCTTTATGTTTATCCTTTCACCCTTTTTACTTTTTTTTGCAGGGGACCCCTTTTTACTTTTGTATATACATCTTAAAAAAAATCTATTTTGGCTCACCGATTTCTATATCAGATTTCTATAAAATATTATATGACATGTTAGATTGATTTTATATCCATGTTATTTGAATTCTCAAAGAACAATTGTATCATTTTCCAAGAGGTGGCAGGACCTGACATGTTCTGATGATTCTACCTTCCAGTTACCAATTTGTccgaaagaaaagacagaagccCACATGTGTTTTTGATGCAAATTTAGCTGCTCTATTAACATCTGCCAGCTGGTATGACCACGATCCTTCCATTTCGAAGGATGCTAAGAATGTAAGCAGACTCTggtgaatttgtcttttttgtccGGAAATCTATATCAGATTCATCTAATGGTAGGAGCTAGGACCCTACCGGGTCTAGGACGTAGGTTATAGGGGAAGGAGGGGGCTGGGCGTGGAGCTGTTCGCGATCGCCGGCGGCGACgcaagaggcggctagggttaaGTCTCCCGGCTCCCTATAGAGGAAGGAGCGGTCGCGGCGAGGGGTGCCACGGAAGCCTGAGCAGGCCGAACCTGCGCGGAAACATCCGGCCAAGGTAGCGGCCCAGCGGCCCGGGACGGTGATGCCTGCTGGATGGCCACCGCGCGGCGCTCGAACGCGCGGGCATAGTACATGGCCGTCTGGAGATCCTGGGGTCCCCGAAGCTCCACGTCCACGCGGATGTGATCCGGAAGTCCACCGACGAAGAGGTCGGCCCGCTGCTGCGCCGTCACGCCCGACGCGTGGCATGCCAGGGCCTGGAAACGGTCGGCGAAGTCTTGAACCGTGGAGGTGAAGGGAAGGCGGCCTAGCTCTGCCAAGCGGCTGCCGCGGATCGATGGCCCAAAACGAAGGAGGCAGAGCTCGCGGAAGCGCTCCCAAGGGGGCATGCTgccctcgtcctgctcgagggCGTAGTACCAGGTCTGTGCCGCGCCGCGGCGGTGGTAAGAGGCGAGCCAGGTACGCTCCGAGGCGAGGGTGCGCTGCCCGCGAAAGAACTGCTCGCACTGGTTGAGCCAGTTGAGGGGGTCCTCCGTGCCGTCATAGGTGGCGAAGTCCAGTTTGGCAAACCGCGGCGGTGTCTGAGTCGGAGCGCCGTGGCCGACTGGCTCGGAGGTGCGAAGCAGCGAGGATTGGGGCGCCTGGTCAGTATGGCCGCGGCCCGTGGAGTGCCCCGCCGAGCCGGAGGGATCGCCGAACTGCAGAGTGGGTGCCGGTGGGTCTCCAGCTGACGTGTAGACGGGTGGCGGCGATGATCCGGTCAGCCAGGCCGGTATTGGGGACGGCGACGGCGGGAAGCGCACTTGCTGGATCGGTACGCCTCCCTGCAAGGGTGACCCAGGCCCCGTGCTGGGCGGTGGCGGGGCCGGCAGCTGGGGCTGCGGCGGCATGGACCCGGGTGGCGTGGGGGGCGCAGCGAGGGTCGGggccggccactgtggccattGAGGCGCGGCAGCGGGCGGCGGTGGGGCCGGTAGCTGGGGCTGCGGCTGCCCGGACCCGGGAGGCGTCGGGGGCGCGGCGATTGCCGGAGCCGGCCACTGCGCCCAGTGgggggcgacggcgggcggcggtTGACCGGGCCAGTGGTGGTG
This genomic window from Aegilops tauschii subsp. strangulata cultivar AL8/78 chromosome 4, Aet v6.0, whole genome shotgun sequence contains:
- the LOC109743768 gene encoding E3 ubiquitin-protein ligase RDUF2 — its product is MASSPVSYWCYHCSRFVRVSPATVVCPDCDGGFLEQFPQPPPPRGGGGSGRRGAMNPVIVLRGGSLSGFELYYEDGSGDGLRPLPGDVSHLLMGSGFHRLLDQFSRLEAAAPRPPASKAAVESMPSVTVAGGGGAHCAVCQEAFEPGAAAREMPCKHVYHQDCILPWLSLRNSCPICRSELPAAAVPEAEADAGLTIWRLPRGGFAVGRFAGGPREQLPVVYTELDGGFSNGVGPRRVTWPEGEGQVDGGEGRIRRVFRNLFGCFGRGGRPESSSQSRSG